A genomic segment from Lutzomyia longipalpis isolate SR_M1_2022 chromosome 3, ASM2433408v1 encodes:
- the LOC129792862 gene encoding uncharacterized protein LOC129792862, with the protein MSLEIRGAILTGISRIQTFVDGLADIDKQLADYSANLASQLDTVGALRKQYIDVQAEIIASKTLELHQTAEVASLKDFIQRCDLLMAKIKDLLDDAPGYSATDMKPTSIASGDLTQQFLTFMQQSENRYHTSEMQHHENMENLVNALKDVPLGATSGSALPVTAVKPPQLHLPTFHASALVNTVSTDPYRCCRKSSHPYHKCQGWHNVLLHDKSSSVDQCIFSQASASSDNASDVQGSTSPTDSSAIVAVCSASEIHHSYPPPRVFLATALVNLLTATGQMLSCRILLDCGAQVNVIASDMARQPNLPRHPACFSVSGLRATTSRARFFVNATVVSRTNGIRITLKCFVMPQIPGMFPNWPVDSSKMHIPQHIPLADPDWAVQRPVDILISGNHFWDCFLNDSISLGPGLPMLTASVVGHVVVGENEVMSASYCLTFTATTPETSLHQFREFEDVPVNSLQLEDQLASPSHSASAHQCIGGENLLPLLLFHHPPCILGESREFVIPQLRALERKFHNNFALQMLHCKALDDLQCVQWVKPLCDDSKRGPIQCVHHHRALIHLIRIMLQKSLQENCIQSQPESSGSTWLTHSFLPDIQSTIAHCFRILTQRKYQVQNIMPVSGFRNASHCISCVHQPRILERAAENIAQPGSIQPRNWKWLNTLPFPLDPRTLSYQEGHMLHQDNHPIVLPKLNRLKFIIWQEHFRQLQPIYCMRKENLPHYTDILQLPEDDFLCSYRSEDRMDPTGENVGDAGAYFDTQPKIDAVN; encoded by the coding sequence ATGTCTCTCGAAATCCGGGGAGCAATTTTGACCGGAATTTCTCGAATTCAAACCTTCGTTGATGGCCTCGCTGACATTGACAAACAACTAGCTGACTATTCTGCAAACTTAGCCAGTCAGTTGGACACAGTGGGGGCACTTAGAAAACAATACATCGACGTCCAGGCAGAAATCATCGCTAGCAAAACGCTTGAGCTTCATCAAACTGCTGAGGTTGCCAGCCTCAAAGATTTCATTCAGCGATGCGATTTGCTTATGGCCAAAATCAAAGATCTTCTTGATGACGCTCCCGGATATTCCGCCACAGACATGAAGCCTACCTCCATTGCTTCTGGGGATTTAACGCAACAATTTCTTACCTTCATGCAACAATCCGAAAATCGCTATCACACGTCGGAGATGCAGCATCATGAGAACATGGAAAATCTCGTCAATGCATTGAAAGATGTTCCGTTGGGTGCCACCAGCGGCTCTGCACTCCCTGTGACAGCCGTCAAACCTCCTCAATTGCATTTGCCTACCTTTCACGCTTCTGCTCTCGTCAACACTGTCAGTACCGATCCATATCGGTGCTGTAGGAAGTCATCTCATCCGTACCACAAGTGCCAGGGCTGGCACAATGTCCTGCTTCATGACAAATCCAGCTCTGTGGATCAATGCATCTTCAGCCAAGCTTCAGCATCCTCAGACAATGCTTCAGACGTCCAAGGTTCCACCAGTCCTACGGATTCTTCTGCCATTGTTGCTGTCTGTTCTGCTTCTGAGATTCACCACTCCTATCCACCTCCAAGAGTCTTTCTTGCGACGGCTTTGGTGAATCTTCTAACAGCAACTGGGCAGATGCTTTCCTGCCGCATACTACTTGACTGTGGAGCTCAAGTTAACGTCATTGCTTCAGACATGGCGAGGCAGCCGAATCTACCGAGACATCCTGCTTGCTTCTCTGTCAGTGGCCTGCGCGCCACGACTTCTCGCGCTAGATTCTTTGTGAACGCGACTGTAGTCTCCAGGACTAACGGCATCCGCATCACACTGAAATGTTTCGTCATGCCTCAAATCCCAGGCATGTTTCCCAACTGGCCTGTAGACTCCTCCAAGATGCACATACCTCAGCATATCCCTCTGGCGGACCCGGATTGGGCGGTGCAACGCCCTGTGGACATTCTCATCTCTGGCAACCATTTCTGGGACTGCTTCCTGAACGATTCCATCTCACTGGGCCCAGGACTTCCCATGTTAACAGCTTCAGTGGTTGGCCATGTGGTAGTGGGAGAGAATGAGGTTATGTCTGCCTCATATTGCTTAACGTTCACTGCCACAACTCCGGAAACCTCTTTGCATCAATTCAGGGAATTTGAGGATGTGCCTGTGAACTCTTTACAACTGGAGGATCAACTTGCATCACCATCTCATTCAGCTTCGGCTCATCAGTGCATTGGGGGTGAAAATCTTCTGCCTCTGCTTCTCTTTCATCACCCTCCGTGCATTCTTGGTGAGTCGCGCGAGTTCGTCATCCCACAACTCCGCGCATTGGAACGCAAATTCCACAACAACTTTGCCTTGCAAATGCTTCACTGCAAGGCTCTTGATGATCTACAATGTGTTCAGTGGGTGAAGCCCCTCTGTGACGACTCCAAGAGGGGTCCTATTCAATGCGTGCATCATCACAGAGCGCTCATCCATCTGATTCGAATCATGCttcaaaaatctcttcaaGAAAACTGCATTCAGTCTCAGCCTGAGTCGTCGGGGTCAACTTGGTTGACTCATTCATTTTTGCCCGATATACAGTCCACTATCGCTCACTGCTTCAGAATTCTGACACAAAGGAAGTACCAGGTTCAGAACATCATGCCAGTGTCAGGATTCAGGAACGCTTCACATTGCATTTCGTGTGTGCATCAGCCGAGAATCCTCGAGAGAGCTGCAGAGAACATTGCACAGCCGGGGAGCATTCAGCCGCGCAATTGGAAGTGGCTGAATACTCTGCCATTTCCCCTCGATCCCCGGACATTGAGCTATCAGGAAGGTCACATGCTACACCAAGATAATCATCCCATCGTCTTGCCAAAGCTCAATCGCCTGAAGTTCATCATTTGGCAAGAACACTTCCGGCAACTCCAACCAATCTACTGCATGAGAAAGGAGAATCTTCCGCATTACACAGACATTCTTCAGCTTCCAGAGGATGACTTTCTGTGCTCCTATCGGTCGGAAGACCGAATGGACCCCACCGGGGAGAATGTTGGCGATGCTGGAGCATATTTTGATACGCAGCCTAAAATTGACGCTGTCAATTGA